Below is a window of Methanocorpusculum sp. DNA.
CGGGATGGAGTACCAGACACCAAACCGCGAGGCGACCGCGGCATCCCTTTCCCGCTGGAGAACAAGGCCGGTAAAGTCGGCAGCAAGATCAGAACGGAGATCTGTTGATCTACCGTATCTCGCATAACCCCCGAAGAGTTCATCGGCAGCCTGACCGGTGAGGATCCGGGTCGCTTTGGTCTCTTTCGCAAGTTCTGCAATGAAGTATCCGGTTATCGCGATCTCCACGTCGAGGGGGGTGATCCGCGGGATGATGGTCAGGACGTCATCGAGTGCAGCCCTGATATCATCCCTGCCGATCTCTTTTATGGTGAGCGGGAGACCGAGGATCTCCGCAGTTTTTTCAGCGGCGGCCAGATCATGCGAACCTGCGAGTCCTACTGCGATACAGGGGAGCCCCGCGAGAACGGCAACGAGGGATGAGTCCACGCCGCCGGAAAGTGTAGTTACGGCATCACCCGCAATGCGAAGCTGAACAGCCGCCCGTATCGCCTCGCCGAGCGGCATGTCGGGAACATGAGGCTCAGCAGTGATGACCTGTTTCCCTTCCGGCGTCCCGGGCATGATATGATATTTGTCCCGGATGAACGCATCGTCCGTCTCCAGAATAAACTCGCCGCCGCATTCAGCGAGCCGGGATACGGCAAAGATTTCGATGTCGGCACGGTCGAGCAGCCGGCCGTTCTCTTCCATCCAGCCGGTAAGCTGCATTCAGTACCCCCGTTGGAGATTTTCGAGTTCTTCCGATATGCAGTTTCGCATCATCTTTTCCAGAGCTTTCAGATCGATCGGCGGCGTGTTCTTCTCATCAATAAGTTTCTGCATCATCCGGATCCCTTCACTGATATCCTTAGCATATCTGCTGGTGATCTCGATCGCGTCCTCGGAGATACGTACGACTTTGGTTGCCATGCAATATCATATTCGTACTCCCGATAATTTATAAGTAACAGTTTGTAACTTGTTTTTCACGACAATGTTACAATTTGTAACTGACATGAAAATCGGCGTTACGATTTGTAACAACATAACAAAATAATGTCATAAAGACAAGAAAAGATACGAAAGGTGGAGATTGGGTGTTTCCCTCCCCCCATTGGGCTGGTTCACCCGTAAATGTTTTTTTATCCTTCCATCATAAGTTTCGGAAGATGTCGCCTTATTTTCTTGGCGAGATTATCCTAATCAAATAACAAATGAAGGGGCATCATTGCTTTTCGGTCGCTTACGTTTTTTCCGTTAGTCGGAAACCGGTAAGGCGTAACTACGAATGTTAATGCCAAACATTCTATCTCCAATCTGATAATACACCCTAAAACTACTTAATACTATTCTTTGTGAACAAAATTGAAATTTATTATGAAATAATATGGCACATGCCGCAAATATTAAAAAAATAATATTGATTTATCTCAAAAATCATCAAACATCAAAATCAACGCAGTACACCCGTTTCGGCACAGATGAATGGACACGCCACATATCCTCGGAAGTTACTGCGCCTTCCTGGAGAAGTTTTTGCATCCTCCGCGGCACGGACCGCGGTCCGTTCACCGCACCCGGTCTCGACAGATCATCCATGTAATCGCTCTCGAGCGTGAACTCCCGTTTTTCGGCAAACCACTGATTCAGGAACGGTTCTCTGACCGTGACCGAAGGATGAAGCGGCGTCTCGCAGGTCGCAAAATGCTTCACGACCCGTGACGGATCCATCCCGCATGCTTTTGCGAGAGCCGGCACATCCTCGCACGGCCCGGACTCCGCATGGATCTGCAGCGAGCAGTCAAGCTCGCCAGAAAGTGTAAGTGCCCGAGCAAGGACGCAGTTTGACGCATCCCAGACCTCGGGGGTCACCGGATAATGCGGTCTGCCCGACTTCAGGCCGATACACCGGCCTTCCCGAACATACTCTGCGGCGATATCCAGCGCCCCGCACATCAGTTCTTCTGCGTCTTCAAGGCTCATCCTTTCAGAGAGTCGCCCGATCTCGGCCGGGTGAACGCCTGCTACGGGATAGCAGACGCATCCGAGTTCGTTCACCATCTCAGAAACCGTGAGAAGCTCATCGAATACCTGACGGAAATCCGCTGGCGTGACCGGCGTAACGCCGCACGACCAGGAAGGAAGCGAGACGAGAACGATGTGCGTCCCGCCGGACCGCATGAATTCTTTCACGACCTCCGGTCCGACTCCCGTCCTCCGGTTGATATGGAAATGATCGTCCAGGATCGGAAACTTGTCCATCACTCGATGATCTTCATCAGCGGATAGCCGTTCTCGAACTTCAGGCTTGCACGGCAGACCGCGTCGCCGTATTTTGTGCCGATAACGACATCGTACATCGCTCCGGAAAGTTCCGAGTAGCCAAACGGATTCTCGTTCATCAGGGACTTGTCCAGACGGACTTTGATATCCATTACATACGGCTGAAGAGAGACCGCACTTTCGATAGCGGCCTCCACGATCTCTGCGGTCGAACGTGAGATGGGCGTTCCCACAAACTGGTGGTAGAGCGCTCCAAGTTTGATTGCCGCTTCGAACACGGCGTTTTCTCTGTCTGTTGCCATTTATTTTACCTCATGGGTGCGGTGAACTTGATGAGTCCGTTCCTCGGCTGGAACACTTCCCCGTCCATCCTCATTCTTTCCAGGATGTGTTCCACCTCATCCCTCTTATAATGATATTTGTTCTCCATCGTTTCCATGATCTGTTCCACCTTCGCCACCCGGTCGTCACTCGACTGGATCAGTGTTTCGATCGTCTCTTTGAGTTCGCGGCGGATCGCACGGCCCGAACGGGACGTCCCGGTGGTGATCTTGTCGATGTCGAGAGACCCGGTCTTCGCATCGTATGCCACCTGTCTCAGACAGGTATCCACGATCTTGACCACACGCTCTGCATCCTCCCGGTCGACCTCATCGGCAAGACGCACGCGGGCACTTGCTTCTGCGAGCCGGACGAGTGCTTCCAGTTGTCGTGCGGTGATCGGGACCGGTTTGTCGGAGTTTTCGTAGGCGACGCTTCTAAGACTCTGATAATACTGGACAAGAACTTCCTTCGCTTCCTCTTTCAAAAGAGGGAAGCAGTTACGCTTTGCGTAGGCCAGATACTTTCGGAGCATGGACGCATCGATCTCCGGCGTGACCGGAGCGAGTTCGCGTTTGAAGTACTCCTCATCCGCTCCCGGGATCGGGTACTTTTTGTGCCGCATCAGTTTTTCACCGGCCGAGTGGGCCTTGATGATGTGGCGTGCGATGTTGAGATCTCTCACAGCATCCGGCTGATCCTTCATGATGAAGATGAGATCGAAACGGGAGAGAAGGGACGGCGGCATGTTGATCTGTTCGGAGATGTTGGCATACTCGTCGAATCGTCCAAGCTTCGGGTTCGCAGCGCCGAGAAGGGAACAGCGTGTCCTGAGCGTAGCATTTATGCCGGCTTTTGCGATGGAGACCGACTGCTGTTCCATCGCTTCATGCAGCGAGGAACGGTCGTCTTTTTGCATCTTGTCCATCTCATCGACTGCAGCGATACCTTTGTCTGCGAGAACGAGTGCTCCGGCTTCGAGCGTCCAGCGACCGTCTCCCAAATCATCTTTGACCGCAGCGGCCGTCAGACCTGCCGAGGAAGCGGATTTTCCCGATGTGTAAATACCACGGGGAGCAAGTTTGATGACGTATCGAAGCAGCTGGGACTTTGCAATACCCGGGTCACCTACGAGAAGGATATGGATATCGCCGCGAAGATTTGTGCCGTCGGGCATTTCTTTCGGGATCCCGCCGAACATCTGGAGAGCGATCGCCTCTTTGACCTCTTCGTTTCCGTAAATAGTTGGAGCGATCGACCGGGCGATCTTGCCGTAGACACCCGGATCAGAGGCCATCTCTTTGATTGCGGTCTCATCCTCCTCCGAGATGTTGACCTCTTCGAATTCCTTGATGGAGATCTCGATCGAGTTGCATTCGAGGTAGAGATCGAAAACAGTACTCTTCTGACCGCTGACGATCCGCTGGACACTGCGTAATATCCCATTCACAATGACGCGGTCGCCCGGCGAGACTTTCCCGCAGAGATCGTCGATCTCGTCGATGTCGATGTTCTGGGGCTGCTCGCCGCCGCGTAACCCTTCGGGCGTCTCCTGCACCCGGAGTTTCTGCGAGTCGATGAAGGTCGATTTGCTCTGGACGAGCTCGAGCTTTTTCAGCGTACACTCGGCATGTCCGCACATATCAGGCTCGGAATACGAGCCGTAATCCTGCTTTTTGAAGGTGATATGACCGTTCACACAGCGGAATGCTCCGGTGACAAGTCGGGGACGGACCTCGGTGACCCGGCGCACGATTCCGTCGATGCTGAGAAATTTATTGATATCTTCTGCACGGATGTCCCTGATCTGGGTCTTTCGCGGAAGACGGATGAACCTGATATTGACTTTGCCGATGATCGTGTCGGAGATGTCGTTTCCTTCGACATCTTTTCCGGTGATGAGGTGTGAGGTCCGGATGGCGTCTTTTACATCTTCTAAGGTCTTACCCGGATGTTCGAGCAACTCGTCCGCGAGAACGACACCTATTTTTCCGTATTTTTCGAGGACCCCATAGTCTATCTCAAGGGAACGTTCGCTTGGGTATTCACGGGAGATCTTATTGAGTTCACTTTTGTATTTCTTTTTCAGAAACCCGGTCCACTCCTCGACCCGGTCTACGACTTCCAGTTCAACTGCCATGTTCCTCCTTATCGTTATACTTTGGCGTCGGGAGATATGAATATATTATGACATTCAGCATTGAGTAACCAGATACGAGGCCGTGGTTTTTGAAAGAAGATCGCCGTCGACACTGCCGCGTCTGACCTCTGCTTCGGCGAAGATGATGCGTCTCCCTTTCCGGATGATCTTTGCGACGGCGAAGATCTCGTCGTCTTTTGTTCCGCGTATGAACTCTGTCGTTTCCGAGATCGTCGTGGTGCCGGACCCGGGATCGAGTTCTGCTAAAATCGCAAGCGCGATCGCTTCGTCCGCGAGGATGACGTAAAATCCTCCCTGCAGAAACCCGACGCCGTTGTGAAGTTTATCCGAGGCGTTCATTTTGAGAACGGCCGTACCGCCGCCCCATGAGACCGGGGTGATCCCAAGGGTCATGAAGGTAGGGTTCGCGGCCGCGCCTATCGATGCGATCTTTTCTGCGTATTCGTGCATGTGAATAGATTCTCTTTCCGGGAAAAAGAGAGTTCCGATTTTCTGCTTCGACGGACAGGTCTAAATAGGCTACGGAATAATACTCCAGCATGCAACCATCTCTCGACGTGAGAAACCCTGCCACGAATGAAGTCATCGGCACTATACATAACGCCACGCCCGATGATGTAGACAATTTTGTGAATGCTGCCGCGGACATCCTGCCGTCCTGGGAAAAGACGGCGGCATCGAAGCGTGCCGTGATGTTTGTGAATGCCGCGGCCCTGATTAGGGCACGGGCTGACGATCTCGCCGTTCTGCTGACGACCGAGCAGGGAAAACCTCTGCGTGAGGCCAAGGACGAGATCCTCGGATCCGCTCATGTGTTCGAGTATTATGCCTCGGTCTCTGGGAGTATCCCGGGTGATGCCCGGAATCTTCCGGGATACGGGTATCTGAATGTTGTCAGAAAACCGCTCGGCATCTGTGCCGCGATCATTCCCTGGAACATGCCGGTGATGATCTTTGCCTGGAAGGTAGGGGCCGCACTCACCTGCGGGAATACCGTTCTCGCAAAACCCTCGAAGACCGCGTCCCTCACGATCCTGAAGATCGCGGAGGCCATGCATGATGGAGGTTTTCCAAAAAAAGTTCTCCAGGTCGTGACCGGATCCGGCGAAGGGACCGGTTCTGCGCTTGTCACCCACCCGGATATCCGGCACATCTCGTTTACGGGCTCGATTATGTCGGGAAAAGCAGTTTCACTTCTCGCGGCCCCGCATCTGAAAAAACTGACGCTGGAACTTGGCGGGAACGACAGTTTCATCGTGACGAAAACGGCCGATGTCGACGCCGCGGTAAAAGCAGCGGTCAGGAACCGGTTCTACAACTGCGGGCAGGTCTGCACATCGGCAAAGCGGATACTGGTGGATGCATCGCTTGCCGATGAATTCGTCCGCAAAGCGGAGATCATGCTTTCCGGCTACGTTGTGGGGAACGGTCTTGACAAAGTGAACATGGGCCCAATGAACAATCCGGGTCAGCTGGCAGAGATCGAGGCTTCGGTCGAGAGTATCCTCGCAAACGGCGATGCTCAGCTGGTTTACGGCGGGAAAAAACTGGACATGCCCGGAAACTTCTATGCTCCAACACTGCTGAAGAATGTGAGTCCGCTCGCGGTCTCCGAAGAGATCTTCGGGCCGGTGATGTCGGTGATCCCATTCAAGAACGCGGATGAAGCTCTGGATATTGCAAACTCAACGGTTTACGGTCTGGGCTCTTCGGTCTGGACATCGGATATCGCGACGGCCCAAAACTTCGCCGAGTCGCTGAGATGCGGGGTCGTCTGGGTGAACAAGCATCTGACCCTTCCGCCGGAGATGCCGTTTGGAGGGGTCGCAAGCTCCGGGTTCGGACGGGAAAACGGGCGGGACTTCGTGTATGAGTACACGGAGCCGAAGAGTATTTTGTTTGGGTGAAGCGGGTTGGCGACGAAGTCGACGACCTCAGCGGAGCAAATCTTTGATTTGCGACTGCGGGGAGGAGCCGACTGGCTCGCCCTCAGTTGAGGGTTTCCGCTTTCAGCGTCCACCCCGCAAATCCGCGATAAGAAGGAAATGGAAATAGATCGTTGAGATTGTAAATCCGACTGGGTTTTTCCATCTCATGTTTTTCACCGGCGGGCATCACACGAAATTCACGAAAATAATACGAAAACACGAAAAAAGAAAATCAGCTGGGTGTTGACCCCTATCTTACCCTCCCCCGTCCCTCGCAAGTCTATCGACTTGCTCGGCTGAGGTCGTCCGCTTTCAGCGTCCAACCCGCCCCCACACCAAATCCACAAAAATCAACGAAATTCACGAAAAGGGGGGACAGGGGTGGGGGAATGGCAACTCTTCTTTTTTCAAAAGGAGGTGGTGTGAGCTCTTTTCTTATTCGGGGTGCGGGGAAGTGACTGCGGGCTGCCCCATAGGGGCGGCCTCAGCTGAGGCTGGGTGAGCCGATAGGCTCGCCCTCAGCGGAGCAAACCGAAGGTTTGCGATCCGGCGCGGAGCGTCCCGCGGTGGAGATATCTTTTTTTTTTGATTCGGAAGAGGTTTTTTTTCTCTTTTTTGCGGGAGTGTACGTCGGTTTCGTGTACAGGATTATTATGGAATCATAAGATAAAACCAACCGCGAACCGCAAATCAGAGATTTGCTCTCCGACTCGCTTCGCTCGCTTGAATCGGCACGAATCTCGCCCTTCGGGCTCTCAGAATCGGATTTGCTATTCCTCACTCTCGCAATCCAGCTACGCTGTCTTGCTCCTCCCTCATCGGGAACGTTCGGGCAAATCCTGTCTCCGCCCCAGCGGCTCCCGTAAGAATAAGTTGGTACCCTTACAAATAATGGGGTGAATATTATACTTTTTTATCATTATATTTCAGAATATAGTCTAATTTATCTCTAGCCTTACTCTTCCAATTTTGATCTCTATATATCTTTTCAGATAATACATCATACTCACCTATAACCACATCACCTCGAGAATACTTCATTTTTAATTTATTGTAATTGGCAACTTCCTTCTCAGATAATTCATCAAAAAAGAAGAAATGTCCCATTTTATTACCAACCTTTGGTTTCCAGTCTTTCATTTTATTAACCAGATTTTTCATCTCTCCATCAAGATCAGTTGTCTTTGCTGAAACCTTGCATTCCCCAAAGATTACTGTGCCATCATTACGCACATAGGTTACATCAATTTCATGTTTATTTTGAGCAATATTCCAATCTAAGTTCTTTGAAGTGTCTGGACTGCGAGATAAATCATAATATGTCAGCAATTCCATTATCAATCCCCTTGCAGAATGAAGTACATCTTGTGTTGTTTCAAGCCTTTTTTGGATTTCACGAACTTTCTGATTTGCTCGCGCTATTTCTTTATCTTGGCGTTGGATGACTGAAACTGAATGTTCATTTTGGGTTGCAACATCAATTCCCATAACATACTTTTCAAAAGTCTCTTTTTTAACCTCAAATGAAACAACATTAAGATATTGCATATATCGTTGGATATCATTATCAATCAACTGATGATAATAACCGCCAGTTCCTGAATAATCAGTGTCGGTATCAAAAAATACAATCCAACCAGAGTAATCCATTGCAGAGCCATATCCTTCCATCAGAATTGCATAACTATAATCATAACCCTTAAAACAGTGATGTTTGAAAATGCGAACCTGAACTTGCTCTGGGTTTTTCATTTGATTTTTTATTGTAACTGCTCCAATCAATAATGTCCTGAAAGCGATCATTCCAGAGAAAGGACCTGCTGAAGCATCGAGAAAACCCACATGATACCAAAGAAAAACTTTGTCAAGTTCTTCTTGTAATGATTTGTTAGGTATTTTATTTAGTTTATCAAAGATAGTTGAAAGCGACTCTTTTGAAAGTTTCGTATCATTTTTGAATGAATATAGATACCAGTCCTTTTCATGGTCATTATCAAGATCGAGAAAAATGTGGCCATATAAATGATCATAAATATATTGGATTTCATACCAATTTTCTGTATTATGTAAATATTTCAAACATTCTGTATCCAGTATATTTGGAAATAATTGATCTATTAAATATTCCAGAGAATAACAGTAACCACGGATTATCGTGTCCTTCGCCCCATAATCATCTGATTTGATATATTCCTCCCATTCAGGAGTTCCCTCTATTATTACATCCTCCTCTTTTGAGGAGTGTAATGGAGTAAATGCCTCAGCGTATGGAATCCCACTACCTCGAATACATGAAAAATATAGCCATATAGTTCCTTCAATCAAATGTGAATATAATTCGTTTTTAGAATTAGGAAAATCAGAATAGGCATTTTCTTTGAGATGATTAGCAAAGATATCCAGAACATTACGCTTCAAGTCGTTGAGTGGATGCCGAGATTTTGAAAAGTTTTTTGATGACTTGATCCTTTTAACATCGTAGCTCAGGATATAGAGTAAAGATGCTTTCTCACATGTGCGATCCATTTCTTCGGGAGGAACACCAGCGAACACTGCGCGATCAAAAGCAGGATCAGATGTTAATCCAAATGTTTCATCATAGCAAATTCCTTTAGCAAACCATCCCACAATTAAACCAATGCAGTATAAATAACCGGGTAAGAGTTCGTCTATATTGATATCTGGATATTTTTTATCTATCCACGAAGTAAATGATTTGGCATCAGAAAGAATATCATAACAACCAATTGCCCCATATATTGCATTAACTCCACGTGGACCCAATACTAATTTTGAATCATTTTTTGTTGTAACCATATTATGTAATGTGTTGTTTAAGCAAGAGAAATAGATTTACGTTGATTGAGATTTTTTAAAAATGAAAAGTATGAGCCGCCGGGGCGGCGACAGGATTTGCCCGAACGGTCCCGATGAGGGAGGAGCAAGACTGCAAAGCAGGCTTGCGATAGTGAGGAATAGCAAATCCGATTCGCTCGCCCGAAGGGCGGATTCGCGCCGATTCGCGGTTGGTTTTTTCTCTTGCGTCTACGCTAATACCTTACACGAAATCGACCTACACCCCACGAGAGGCATTTTTTGGTTATCATCGCCCCACCCCCCTCACTCTTCCGGATCAATCCTTTCAATATTCTGAAGAATGCTCTGGGCTACAAACACCGAGACATTGTTAACGAGACCGAAACAGAGCATTTGACCATTATTTTCAAGAATTGCGATCGTTCCCTGGCGATCATGATAGAACTGCGCGAGGACTGGCAGCCTCTGTTTTTTGGAGGAAAACGGCAATTCCATCGTCGTCATAGGGATCCCGCGCTTGACCATATAACATTTGATCGGGGAGAACTTTGCCATTTTTTTATCTTTAACGACGATGTAAACAGGTATCCGCTTTGCGGCTTCTTTGATATCGTCGGCATATCTCTGCAGGATCCGTTCATCGAAACAGAGGAGAAGAACTTCCTTGCAGGAACGTTTTAGTTCCATCCGGATCTGCGTGTCTATCGCAAGATCTGTCTGGAATTCATGAACGCCGACTATTTTCGTTCCCAGAGGGTAGCAGACATTCTGAAGTTCGGTGAGGCAGTTGGTCATGCGTTCCAGATTATTGAGAGTTTCTTTCACCAGACGAAGCGAGACTTTTTCCACCGGTTCGGCGGTGTAATAGACCGGCTTCTCCCACGAACGAGTAATGAAGCCTTTCTGCTCGAGGATATTTAAGACATCATACACCCGGCCGCGGGGAACACCGCTGAACTCATGGATCTCGAACGCGGTAAGAATCCCGCGGCTGAAGATGGTCACATAGATC
It encodes the following:
- a CDS encoding asparagine synthase C-terminal domain-containing protein — encoded protein: MQLTGWMEENGRLLDRADIEIFAVSRLAECGGEFILETDDAFIRDKYHIMPGTPEGKQVITAEPHVPDMPLGEAIRAAVQLRIAGDAVTTLSGGVDSSLVAVLAGLPCIAVGLAGSHDLAAAEKTAEILGLPLTIKEIGRDDIRAALDDVLTIIPRITPLDVEIAITGYFIAELAKETKATRILTGQAADELFGGYARYGRSTDLRSDLAADFTGLVLQRERDAAVASRFGVWYSIPFMDERVVCASRKFSTEDLVKGDLRKIALRSVAAEYLPEEIAWKPKKAMQYGSGVSAALTRIAKSEGCKGCGELIQKLYPDKI
- a CDS encoding TatD family hydrolase, which gives rise to MDKFPILDDHFHINRRTGVGPEVVKEFMRSGGTHIVLVSLPSWSCGVTPVTPADFRQVFDELLTVSEMVNELGCVCYPVAGVHPAEIGRLSERMSLEDAEELMCGALDIAAEYVREGRCIGLKSGRPHYPVTPEVWDASNCVLARALTLSGELDCSLQIHAESGPCEDVPALAKACGMDPSRVVKHFATCETPLHPSVTVREPFLNQWFAEKREFTLESDYMDDLSRPGAVNGPRSVPRRMQKLLQEGAVTSEDMWRVHSSVPKRVYCVDFDV
- a CDS encoding dihydroneopterin aldolase family protein, with the protein product MATDRENAVFEAAIKLGALYHQFVGTPISRSTAEIVEAAIESAVSLQPYVMDIKVRLDKSLMNENPFGYSELSGAMYDVVIGTKYGDAVCRASLKFENGYPLMKIIE
- a CDS encoding minichromosome maintenance protein MCM, whose product is MAVELEVVDRVEEWTGFLKKKYKSELNKISREYPSERSLEIDYGVLEKYGKIGVVLADELLEHPGKTLEDVKDAIRTSHLITGKDVEGNDISDTIIGKVNIRFIRLPRKTQIRDIRAEDINKFLSIDGIVRRVTEVRPRLVTGAFRCVNGHITFKKQDYGSYSEPDMCGHAECTLKKLELVQSKSTFIDSQKLRVQETPEGLRGGEQPQNIDIDEIDDLCGKVSPGDRVIVNGILRSVQRIVSGQKSTVFDLYLECNSIEISIKEFEEVNISEEDETAIKEMASDPGVYGKIARSIAPTIYGNEEVKEAIALQMFGGIPKEMPDGTNLRGDIHILLVGDPGIAKSQLLRYVIKLAPRGIYTSGKSASSAGLTAAAVKDDLGDGRWTLEAGALVLADKGIAAVDEMDKMQKDDRSSLHEAMEQQSVSIAKAGINATLRTRCSLLGAANPKLGRFDEYANISEQINMPPSLLSRFDLIFIMKDQPDAVRDLNIARHIIKAHSAGEKLMRHKKYPIPGADEEYFKRELAPVTPEIDASMLRKYLAYAKRNCFPLLKEEAKEVLVQYYQSLRSVAYENSDKPVPITARQLEALVRLAEASARVRLADEVDREDAERVVKIVDTCLRQVAYDAKTGSLDIDKITTGTSRSGRAIRRELKETIETLIQSSDDRVAKVEQIMETMENKYHYKRDEVEHILERMRMDGEVFQPRNGLIKFTAPMR
- a CDS encoding PaaI family thioesterase, giving the protein MHEYAEKIASIGAAANPTFMTLGITPVSWGGGTAVLKMNASDKLHNGVGFLQGGFYVILADEAIALAILAELDPGSGTTTISETTEFIRGTKDDEIFAVAKIIRKGRRIIFAEAEVRRGSVDGDLLSKTTASYLVTQC
- a CDS encoding aldehyde dehydrogenase, whose product is MQPSLDVRNPATNEVIGTIHNATPDDVDNFVNAAADILPSWEKTAASKRAVMFVNAAALIRARADDLAVLLTTEQGKPLREAKDEILGSAHVFEYYASVSGSIPGDARNLPGYGYLNVVRKPLGICAAIIPWNMPVMIFAWKVGAALTCGNTVLAKPSKTASLTILKIAEAMHDGGFPKKVLQVVTGSGEGTGSALVTHPDIRHISFTGSIMSGKAVSLLAAPHLKKLTLELGGNDSFIVTKTADVDAAVKAAVRNRFYNCGQVCTSAKRILVDASLADEFVRKAEIMLSGYVVGNGLDKVNMGPMNNPGQLAEIEASVESILANGDAQLVYGGKKLDMPGNFYAPTLLKNVSPLAVSEEIFGPVMSVIPFKNADEALDIANSTVYGLGSSVWTSDIATAQNFAESLRCGVVWVNKHLTLPPEMPFGGVASSGFGRENGRDFVYEYTEPKSILFG
- a CDS encoding TrmB family transcriptional regulator, with protein sequence MTDAGMPEDPLLSIQEQLISCGMREYEAKIYVTIFSRGILTAFEIHEFSGVPRGRVYDVLNILEQKGFITRSWEKPVYYTAEPVEKVSLRLVKETLNNLERMTNCLTELQNVCYPLGTKIVGVHEFQTDLAIDTQIRMELKRSCKEVLLLCFDERILQRYADDIKEAAKRIPVYIVVKDKKMAKFSPIKCYMVKRGIPMTTMELPFSSKKQRLPVLAQFYHDRQGTIAILENNGQMLCFGLVNNVSVFVAQSILQNIERIDPEE